A genomic segment from Microbacterium sp. SORGH_AS_0428 encodes:
- a CDS encoding metal-sulfur cluster assembly factor, giving the protein MTATITPEKYDEVTEALKDVMDPELGVNVVDLGLIYDLAWDDENDALVIHMTLTSAGCPLTDVLEEQTAQALDSVVERFRINWVWMPPWGPERITDDGRDMMRALGFAI; this is encoded by the coding sequence ATGACCGCGACGATCACCCCGGAGAAGTACGACGAGGTCACCGAGGCTCTCAAGGACGTCATGGACCCCGAACTGGGTGTCAACGTCGTCGACCTGGGTCTCATCTACGACCTCGCGTGGGACGACGAGAACGACGCTCTCGTGATCCACATGACGCTGACCTCCGCGGGGTGTCCGCTGACGGACGTGCTCGAGGAGCAGACGGCACAGGCGTTGGATTCCGTCGTCGAGCGATTCCGCATCAACTGGGTCTGGATGCCGCCGTGGGGCCCGGAGCGGATCACGGACGACGGTCGCGACATGATGCGGGCCCTCGGCTTCGCCATCTGA